In Zingiber officinale cultivar Zhangliang chromosome 1A, Zo_v1.1, whole genome shotgun sequence, the DNA window CGTGTGTGCATACTTCTCGAGGTGTGCATGTTTCTCAAAGCTTTtcttgaaaagacatgtcaggaaagcgTCTCTAACATTATATCTtaatgacccgagcatatctctgatatgacagtggaaacttccgtcgtacgatcctctgcctgaccatgccgccaacTATGTCGTTTGTCAGTGGCACGAGTTCCCACAAGGATATCggttgatcctccttttgtctgttagtgggccgagcgggatggccgctcggccagaCCTCAGCCGTCCGGATGGTTTGGACCTTGAGCCGAGTGAAGTGGTCGCTCGACCAACATTCCATCATCCGAGCTCCGTTGTTGTGTCGAGCTATATCTGAGTGATTGCTCGGCTGCACTCCCGTTTCGCCAGTTCTGAGGTTCAATGTAAATCCGAGCGGGGCTGGTTGCTCGGCGTGTGCTTCTCTGGTACTCCTATGAGCATCAGAAGTTCGGTATGTGGTCGAGCTGTGATGATGTTGGGTCGGACCTTCTCTATCCTGGTCGGGCGAGTGAGCCACCCGATCGACCGATGATACCGAGACGTTGACCGCCCTAACTTTGACCTCTGATCTCCACCGTAGCAATGACCCTCTCACGGTGTGAATTTAGATTTAGACCGCTCGATCTCTACGGCTATATGTGCCCGTACGATCCGTCCTTACTTCGAGATCGGACCGTCCGTTATTGGAATCTGATTTCAGAAGTAGAGAGAGAGAGGCATTCGCGTCTTCATCGTCTCTCGTGCTCCAAAGATTTCCAGCATCCGAACAATAAAAAACCCATCTTTATCTCCATGCGATTTAGCCTCCCCGGCCCGCCGTCTCTTCTTGCGGCGGATCTCCTCCTCTTGACTGTCTCTCAGACTCTGGAGATCCCCGGAGACTAACTCCCCTCGTTGCCCCCTTTCCAGATTTGGCTTCTTGGTCTAAGATGTGTTTGCTCGTCCCGACTTGGGGAGGGTTTTAGATACTTCACTAAGGAGTACAATTGGGAAGGAATTATTCGGAGGGCTTGACGAATAGATCCTCAGATCGGCGTTGCGAACGCCAATGGAGCAAATTTCTCAACCTAAGTCAACGTCGCCCGATGTCCCTCCTAGAAAACTCGTTCGCCAGCTGGATTTCACGGCCTCGGTCTATGGTGGAGGTTCCACTACGGCGACACTACCTGTGGCCCTTGATCCGTCGCAGTCACAGTGGCTACCTCTGCACCCGCCGGCTTCTCTGCCCATGTCGCTTTCGTCAATTTCTTCGATTTTTGTAGCCACGTGAGTTTTACTTTACTTAATTGTATTGATATTTGAATCATTTTCTGGATATGATAGCTTCTTCAAATTTTAGGCTATTTTCCATTGCGTTAACTTTTCAAGCGTTTCGTAGtttctaggtttttttttctaGTTTCATACTTCACAGGACAGAAGACTTATTCCTTTTGCTTTGAATTTTGCAtcgtaatgaaaaataaaatttctcaggctccttctttattttattttaaattttggagAAAGCAACTTTTGTTAATAGATGTTTAAAATGAATAGTTGCTTTATTTCAATTGGAAGTAAAGAAGTTCATGAAATATCACATCAAAAGGACGAATTTTATATAAAAGATATGGGAATCTTTTATAAGAAACTCTTCCTATAGTTATTGATTGAATTACCTATAATAGACTATTTTTGAGTAATAGTGGACTGGGTTAATTTCTGTATGACAACCAAGATGGTTAGATCCATGAGCATTCTCTCACAGTGACCTTTGAAAGCTCAGTAGGATTCTAAATTCTAAAGCGCTTGATTAAAATGATTGTTTACTCTCACAATGACCTCTGAAAGCTCAATACTAGGGATCAAAACTAAAGTGGttgattgaaataatttttttttagtcttTTTGTTTCAACATTTATGTTCTTGTGAAAGTCATAATTTCTGGCACTTATTTTGTGCAGTGATTTCTTCTCTACCTATTTCTTCTCATTGACAAAGTTCTCTTAAGCGTCAGAATTTAGTTCTGAGAAATTCTGGTATCGTGGTTACGGTTAATTCGATCCTGCCTGTACAGGCACTGTCCCAACCTCTCACATTGGGATGGTGGGACCCACACTTAAGTACTGAGTCCCACCATCTCATTGTGAGAGGTTAGGGCAGTGCCTGTACAGGCAGGGTGAAATTTACCCGTGGTTACATAGatatttcttatactagggttatgGATTGGTACTAAGAGTGAGTCTAGGCAAGCAGTTCTAATTTTAACAGCCTATACTGTATCATTGAAAAATGACTCATTTAGTAAGATTATAAGAGTAAATTCCTAAACCAATATATATCAATTGAACATCCAATGATCTGTTTGctatgtaattttaaaattacatcaACTCTTGATACTTACCAATCACCATTCCCTTAAAGTTATCAGTGTTGAAGCTTTATCCATACATGATGTCTGCCTctcttatatttttaaattttaaagaccCTTCTTAATTATCATCTTATCACGGATCTCTGTAGAAAGCCACAATCACCCAAGTCAAGACAAGACACGCAACCAGTCTACAATACTAAAGATGATACACCAACAAGAAAGAGGAATTGCAACTGCAAACATTCAAAATGCTTGAAGCTGTAAGTTGAA includes these proteins:
- the LOC122016602 gene encoding protein tesmin/TSO1-like CXC 5 isoform X1, whose product is MEQISQPKSTSPDVPPRKLVRQLDFTASVYGGGSTTATLPVALDPSQSQWLPLHPPASLPMSLSSISSIFVATKPQSPKSRQDTQPVYNTKDDTPTRKRNCNCKHSKCLKLRWTQLLHRER
- the LOC122016602 gene encoding protein tesmin/TSO1-like CXC 5 isoform X2, which gives rise to MEQISQPKSTSPDVPPRKLVRQLDFTASVYGGGSTTATLPVALDPSQSQWLPLHPPASLPMSLSSISSIFVATKPQSPKSRQDTQPVYNTKDDTPTRKRNCNCKHSKCLKL